A window of Acropora muricata isolate sample 2 chromosome 3, ASM3666990v1, whole genome shotgun sequence contains these coding sequences:
- the LOC136910364 gene encoding uncharacterized protein codes for MDNLNSEVLKFPVQESCGDEEEKDSRTPECKEKKRLQGNGSHSEELSLRSKFANPPFVPQSLAHDTDGIPYGIQCTEDVEQFEGVQSGSSLKNFKRTNKWFVIRDRKRQFWEVKRPEFPAQPFQKRGIENGDLRARKQILPRGSQRKFGEVKDCKSPSQPLKKKMIGSEGKRARKQILVRGCKRNFGEVKDPKSPSQPMKKKKIGNEGKRLIEKSEKRCRTHWGHENNPRCSKLFDPGGSHQTNFQVGEVGVIHLVFALQILHL; via the exons ATGGACAATTTGAACAGTGAAGTGTTAAAGTTTCCAGTCCAAGAGAGTTGTGgagatgaagaagaaaaagactcAAGAACTCCGGAGTGCAAGGAAAAGAAGAGACTGCAGGGAAATGGTAGCCACAGCGAAGAGTTGTCGCTCAGAAGCAAATTTGCGAACCCTCCTTTTGTGCCACAATCTTTAGCACATG ATACAGATGGGATACCATATGGGATACAATGTACAGAAGACGTGGAACAGTTTGAAGGAGTTCAATCTGGGAGCAGCTTAAAAAATTTTAAGAG aaCAAATAAGTGGTTTGTAATCAGAGATCGTAAAAGACAATTTTGGGAGGTGAAACGCCCAGAATTTCCTGCTCAACCATTCCAAAAAAGGGGGATTGAGAATGGGGACCTCAG agcGAGGAAGCAGATTTTACCCAGAGGTAGCCAAAGAAAGTTTGGGGAGGTGAAAGATTGCAAGTCTCCTTCTCAGcctctgaaaaagaaaatgattggGAGTGAGGGCAAAAG agcCAGGAAGCAGATTTTAGTCAGAGGTTGCAAAAGAAACTTTGGGGAGGTGAAAGATCCCAAGTCTCCTTCTCAGcctatgaaaaagaaaaagattggGAATGAGGGCAAGAGGTTGATTGAAAAGTCTGAAAAAAGATGTAGAACACACTGGGGGCATGAAAACAACCCTCGCTGCAGTAAGTTGTTTGATCCTGGAGGGTCACACCAGACAAACTTCCAAGTTGGTGAAGTTGGAGTCATCCATTTGGTGTTTGCACTTCAAATCCTCCATTTGTGA
- the LOC136910738 gene encoding uncharacterized protein — translation MAPVQEVFAFYGQPATDGQEKLGIVKESEMKQKLPITRSDSVSYGVGTEEVCLCKTEFEFVDDKRQIRFEEKFDSFKKTQTISRNPSQITSPCVSYDLDEGQGKKLKTIQRSKGKKLAKKSAVENDDVSQFERDPFACKLKFVNGEKVSGKTIDLKSKDAGKNEIVLVPFSVEETEALESHAKQTVVSLPDSTKMQPEEERLLNEGNDCAEVQVEETLKLKAKEDVEPDIKQEHVLKRTTSKGGKRRITCVTHPNCSPEQCKKKKTGKGEKSTRQRLHKDVKPDIRKTRKTSSRGRGRRTLTSPSKDEPQDSGGAAGGTGTGNGNDSSGSSGSSRGGSDVFNPPGGSSHRRKAGRGDDSDDGEKGWKKPGLHLPKAQGKGSSDVDMEEEKQKSSEAERMDVDPSQQGLTAFSPSVVDNAEQCHDTSMAEPSLSPLKLSFIPSDLQHACYCSRQTCSNRKCRDVKAEVEHIKAHVDRMQCHRCRYTLGVVQEHAESCCMPRCRVPDCDRLREAHTRKKAATPQCSQAPSKQKPHLKMALGKPLQCSLNGKVYRDGEVLFENSKGLLPEPGGLFQEHTDYLVNRQELLGGGTYGKVHPVYLQSDRKRAVVVKETKYAVQPEEVQIYKLLEDHKHIVKHYGGTRRGIWGYASIFMERCGKSLFDIMDTRQKRLSLDEAMYYFLQVVDAVVYLHDLLIVHKDIKCKNVLTLEGRALLADFDSARVISEEFITGGKRGTEGFIAPEVLNNEPHGRPADIYSLGSLFIEMTVGVPTLETLQEKISKLKQLDPELADMVSACVSPDQNRRPTARQLAQWLVVRQYSLRA, via the exons ATGGCTCCTGTTCAAGAGGTGTTTGCCTTCTATGGCCAGCCAGCAACAGATGGTCAGGAGAAGCTTGGAATCGTAAAAGAGAGTGAAATGAAGCAGAAATTGCCCATAACGAGAAGTGACTCTGTTAGTTATGGTGTCGGAACGGAGGAAGTCTGTTTATGTAAGACAGAGTTCGAGTTCGTCGACGACAAGCGTCAAATTCGATTCGAAGAGAAGTTTGACTCTTTCAAGAAGACACAGACTATTTCACGAAATCCGTCTCAAATAACGTCACCGTGTGTCAGCTATGACTTAGACGAGGGACAAGGAAAGAAGTTGAAGACAATTCAGCGATCTAAAGGAAAGAAACTTGCGAAGAAGTCTGCTGTGGAAAACGACGACGTGTCGCAATTCGAAAGAGACCCGTTTGCTTGCAAATTAAAGTTCGTCAACGGGGAGAAGGTCTCCGGCAAAACCATCGACTTGAAGTCAAAAG ATGCTGGGAAGAATGAGATAGTGCTGGTGCCGTTTTCCGTAGAAGAGACTGAAGCTTTGGAGAGCCACGCAAAGCAAACTGTCGTCTCCCTGCCTGATAGCACTAAGATGCAACCTGAGGAAGAAAGGCTACTTAATGAAGGCAATGATTGCGCTGAAGTTCAGGTGGAAGAGACTTTGAAACTTAAAGCAAAAGAGGATGTTGAGCCTGACATCAAACAAGAGCATGTTTTGAAGAG AACTACATCCAAAGGTGGTAAAAGAAGAATCACCTGTGTGACACACCCAAACTGCTCTCCTGAGCAATGTAAAAAGAAGAAGACAGGGAAAGGTGAAAAGTCAACAAGACAAAGATTACATAAAGATGTCAAGCCTGACATTAGGAAAACCAGAAAGACGTCATCACGGGGGAGAGGGAGAAGAACTCTCACTTCTCCCAGCAAAGACGAGCCACAGGATTCCGGAGGTGCTGCAGGTGGTACAGGTACTGGAAATGGAAACGATAGTAGTGGCAGTTCTGGGAGCAGCAGAGGAGGTAGTGATGTATTCAACCCTCCTGGAGGGTCATCTCATAGGCGGAAAGCTGGGAGAGGTGATGACAGTGATGATGGCGAGAAGGGGTGGAAGAAACCAGGGTTGCACCTGCCAAAAGCCCAAGGCAAAGGCAGTTCTGACGTGGACATGGAGGAGGAGAAACAGAAAAGTAGTGAAGCAGAGAGAATGGATGTCGACCCCTCTCAACAAGGGTTAACTGCTTTTTCACCAAGTGTAGTGGACAATGCTGAGCAGTGCCATGACACCAGTATGGCTGAGCCTTCACTGTCGCCTCTAAAG CTCAGTTTTATCCCATCAGACCTGCAGCATGCTTGCTATTGTTCAAGGCAGACCTGCAGCAACAGGAAGTGCAGGGAT GTCAAGGCAGAGGTGGAGCACATAAAGGCGCATGTTGATAGGATGCAGTGTCATCGCTGTCGTTACACACTCGGTGTTGTCCAAGAGCATGCAGAGTCTTGCTGCATGCCACGATGCAGGGTTCCTGACTGTGATCGTTTAAG GGAAGCTcatacaagaaagaaagctgcCACACCTCAATGTTCACAGGCACCAAGTAAACAAAAGCCGCATCTAAAAATGGCTCTTGGAAAACCTTTACAATGTTCTCTCAATGGAAAAGTGTATAGGGATGGGGAAGTACTTTTTGAG AATTCGAAAGGTCTCCTACCTGAGCCTGGTGGACTTTTCCAAGAGCACACTGACTATCTTGTGAACAGGCAAGAATTGCTGGGTGGAGGCACCTATGGCAAAGTTCACCCTGTCTACTTGCAGTCAGACAGAAAAAGGGCAGTGGTTGTGAAGGAG ACCAAGTATGCAGTTCAGCCTGAGGAAGTCCAAATATATAAGCTGCTTGAGGATCACAAACATATTGTGAAGCACTATGGAGGAACTCGTCGAGGCATCTGGGGCTATGCCTCTATATTCATGGAAAGATGTG GGAAATCACTTTTTGATATCATGGACACAAGGCAGAAAAGATTGTCCCTTGATGAAGCCATGTACTACTTCCTACAGGTTGTAGATGCAGTGGTCTACCTCCATGATCTTTTAATTGTCCATAAGGATATTAAAT GCAAAAATGTGTTGACCCTGGAAGGAAGAGCTCTCCTTGCAGACTTTGATTCTGCTCGAGTGATTTCCGAAGAGTTTATCACAGGGGGCAAAAGGGGAACAGAGGGGTTCATTGCACCTGAG GTGTTAAATAATGAACCACATGGACGACCTGCAGATATTTACAGTTTAGGGTCGCTTTTCATTGAAATGACTGTTGGTGTACCAACCCTGGAAACTCTTCAAGAGAAG ATAAGCAAGTTGAAGCAATTAGACCCTGAACTTGCTGATATGGTGTCAGCTTGTGTTTCG cctgATCAAAATCGTCGACCAACTGCACGCCAGCTTGCGCAGTGGCTAGTCGTCCGGCAATACAGCTTGAG ggCTTAA